In a genomic window of Glycine max cultivar Williams 82 chromosome 13, Glycine_max_v4.0, whole genome shotgun sequence:
- the LOC100812759 gene encoding 36.4 kDa proline-rich protein, with amino-acid sequence MESSKIYAYLFLCMLFLSSATPILGCGYCGKPPKKHKPGKTPKTPTVPVVKPPVTIPPIVKPPVTIPPIVNPPVTIPPIVNPPVTIPPIVNPPVTVPPVVLPPIVKPPGFLPPILNPPSTPTPSPGKGGNTPCPPPKSPAQATCPIDTLKLGACVDLLGGLVHIGLGDPVANQCCPVLQGLVELEAAVCLCTTLKLKLLNLNIYVPLALQLLVACGKSPPPGYTCSL; translated from the coding sequence ATGGAGTCCTCAAAGATCTATGCTTACCTCTTCCTTTGCATGCTCTTCCTCTCCTCCGCCACTCCCATTCTCGGTTGTGGCTACTGTGGCAAACCCCCCAAAAAGCACAAGCCTGGTAAAACACCAAAGACACCCACAGTACCCGTTGTTAAGCCACCAGTCACAATCCCTCCCATTGTTAAGCCACCAGTCACAATCCCTCCCATTGTTAATCCACCAGTCACAATCCCTCCCATTGTTAATCCACCAGTCACAATCCCTCCCATTGTTAATCCACCAGTGACAGTTCCACCCGTTGTGCTTCCACCAATAGTGAAGCCCCCGGGTTTTCTCCCTCCAATTCTTAACCCACCAAGTACACCAACACCGTCGCCGGGGAAGGGAGGGAACACTCCATGTCCACCACCAAAGTCTCCTGCACAGGCTACATGCCCCATTGACACGCTCAAACTAGGTGCTTGTGTGGATCTTCTTGGTGGCTTGGTTCACATTGGCTTGGGAGACCCTGTTGCGAACCAGTGCTGCCCCGTGCTTCAAGGCCTGGTTGAGCTTGAAGCTGCGGTGTGTCTTTGCACCACTCTTAAGCTGAAGCTTCTCAACCTCAACATTTATGTCCCACTTGCCCTTCAGCTTCTTGTGGCTTGTGGCAAGTCTCCTCCTCCTGGTTACACCTGCTCCCTCTAA